The Doryrhamphus excisus isolate RoL2022-K1 chromosome 22, RoL_Dexc_1.0, whole genome shotgun sequence genome segment taaatgtgactatagtcgtgttttgtcatgtctacagggctctaataatgctttgttcattttaatctgaaaaaaataatatgtggtttcttaagtttttattatttgccgttttattattattattattatatttatttattactgattgattgattttctttattctcgatttgtttatttatttttcatcttattttatgtagaaaaaaaagatatttgagaacagtggaatgttttatcagagcttttcttgtagaaaattggaaccaaagcgaagtttaaaaaaaaaaattgtttttaataaatgcgttttttgtttttttttaaaacctgatgtggcccagtctcacccagacccgagctccagtggcccccaagagacccctgccgtagagGGAAACTTCACTGCTTCTTTTATAGCATCCGCCCTCGTCAATGTTGTGTGTACAGTACTCGGCCTCGACaccgacaggaagtgaacatggactcatacagtagaaccttggtttttCATATTTGTACACCAGGGGGGTGTCAATGTCACGGCTAGTCTCCCACTGCAGGAGACGCAACAGTAAAGTTTGCGATTGGCAATAAAAGTCCATGATCGGTTGGGATTGGGATTGGGATTGATCGGAGACATTCTGATCAGCAAATTTTTTAccaaatttttttcctcatttgtccaacaatgggcggcacggcggtctggtggttagtgcgcagacctcacagctaggagaccagggttcggtccccgccctcgggcatctctgtgtggagtttgcatgttctccccgtgcatgcgtgggttttctccgggtactccggtttcctcccacattccaaaaacatgctaggttaattagccactccaaattgtccatgggtatgaatgtgagtgtgaatggttgtttgtctatatgtgccctgtgattggctggcgaccagtccagggtgtaccccgcctctcgcccgaagacagctgggataggctccagcaccccccgcgaccctcgtgaggaaaaagcggtagaaaatgaatgaatgaatgaatgaatgaatgtccaacaATGttcattctgatttttttttttcctctctgtaGCGGTGAGGAATGACCGAAACAAGAAAAAGAAGGATGAAAAGAAGCAAGAGTGTACGGAGAGCTACGTGCTGAGTCCTGACACGGAGCAAATGATCGACAGGGTCCGCAAGGCGCATCAGGAAACGTTCCCCTCGCTCTGCCAACTCGGCAAATACACTACGGTCAGTCATCTGCAACAATCTGACAATGTTTTGACCAGAATATTTACACCACCTTCAACCGCCGTACGTGTCTTCATGCGGACAGAATAACAGCTCAGAGCGACGCGTGTCACTGGACGTGGACCTCTGGGACAAGTTCAGTGAGCTGTCCACCAAATGTATCATCAAGACGGTGGAGTTTGCCAAGCAGCTTCCGGGCTTCACGACGCTCACCATCGCCGACCAGATTACCCTGCTTAAAGCCGCCTGTCTGGACATCCTGGTGAGAACAAGCCAGCGTGGTCCTCAAGAGAGACAGCTTGCATGGGATGAAAGCCTACAGCTGGCTCATGGGGCGCACGTCTCAAATATTCATGATGCTCAATGTCAGGGTGTCCTACTTTGAGACAGCCACATTCAAAGCTTGCTCGagggcggggggagggggggtttacATAACTTTATTGGCATCTGTCTCTGTAACAGCTGTTCTGTAGTTctgtatagattttttaaaaatagattgtTGTGGCTGGCGTAGTCATAAATGATACGATTGgtgcattctgctgtttttaaggtcctactgcaaaaacattgtcaaagatcttctctCCAAAATGTCCGACtgacattcttaaaaaaaaaaaaaaataataataataataataatactaaacaaCCTCTTGTATCTGCAGATACTGCGGATCTGCACACGCTACACGCCAGAGCAAGACACCATGACTTTCTCAGATGGACTCACGCTAAACCGAACCCAGATGCACAATGCCGGATTCGGACCCCTCACCGATCTGGTTTTCGCCTTCGCCAACCAGCTCATCCCCTTGGAAATGGACGATGCCGAGACGGGGCTGCTCAGCGCCATCTGTCTGCTGTGTGGAGGTATATATACTATAgtttattcattcgttcattttttttaccgcttatcctcgccggggtcgcggcggtgctggagcctatcccagctgtccagctGAGAATAAGGGTCATAAAAAACAGAtgtataatatcaatattagcTCAGTAGTTCATTCAATAATTCAttttatccccacgagggtgagggtgctggagcctatcccagctgtcttcggccgagaggctggactggtggccagccaatcacagggcacatatagacaaacaaccattcacactcacattcatacctatggacaatttggggtgctggagcctatcccagacattcccactcacattcatacctatggacaatttggagtggctaattaacctagcatgtttttggaatgtgggaggaaaaaccacgcacgtacggggagaacatgcaaactccacacagagatgcccgagagtggaattgaactcgtgtctcctagctgtgagacctgtgtgctaaccactcgaccaccgtgcagccctaaaatgtaatattcattcattcaattttctaccgcttatcctcaccagggtcgcgggggtgctggagcctatcccagctgtctcggggcgagaggcggggtacaccctggactggtggccagccaatcacagggcacatatagacaaacaaccattcacactcacattcatacctatggacaatttggagtggctaattaacctagcatgtttttggaatgtgggaggaaaccggagtacccgggaaaaaaaacccacgcatgcacggggagaacatgcaaactccacactgagattgcggagagggtggaattgaaccctggtctcctcgctaaccactcgtacaccgtgcagcccctctttagtttatataatgtattggttTATGTTTAAGTGTCCATGAGTATTATTATGAGGATTATGAGGATTATGATTTTGAATCAGATGTCAAAGGGAGTATGAGAGTGAAAAGTTGCAAAGCATTGATCACCACCTAGTGGTCTTTTATGGTCATTGTAACACTGGAACAGAAGTGACCTGTTTTGTGTGCCTCCAACAGATCGTCAAGATCTGGAAGAAGCGGACAAGGTGGACGTCTTGCAGGAGCCCCTTCTGGAGGCACTGAAGATCTacgtgaggaagaggaggccccACAAACCGCATATGTTCCCGAAGATGCTGATGAAGATCACCGACCTGAGAAGCATCAGTGCGAAAGGTACGCATATAGGATCTTATTCAAtagatttattttgtattgttaaaaTTCAACTTTACTTTTGGTGGGTTGGTGGTTCAATGCCTTGCTCAAGGGTACCACAGCCAGCCCACTTCCAGATCTCGGAGTTTAATGCGTGTGTCTTCCTTCCACAGGGGCTGAGCGTGTCATCACCCTGAAAATGGAGATCCCAGGCTCCATGCCCCCCCTCATACAGGAGATGCTGGAGAACTCAGAGGGCCTGGAGAGCGGGGCTTCGGGGGGCCGACCCTGCGGCACCCCTCCGGGCAGCTGCAGCCCCAGTCTGTCCCCAAGCTCCGCCCAAAGCAGTCCAGCCACACAATCGCCGTAGTAACGGCCCACCTTGTGTTTGTGTTAGTTCAAACCAACGCCGGTCAGTTTCCTCCTTCAGTGGACTAAAAGAGGAGCACCGAAGGAGGAGGCTTTTGACTGCTGACTGCTGATGGATGGAGACTGGCAAAGCccgcctccttcctcctcccggtctgcttttcctcacacaGTTACCGCGTGAGGGGAGGTGCGGCCGGGGCACGCCGCCGGGGACGCCGCCGAGAGACCACACCGTAAACACTGCTGatgactcctcctcctcctccttcttttcACGCCAACGCTGCTCCTCCACCTTGACGTGAATCCGGcgcagcagacaggaagtgagagtgGCTGGGACGAATACAATGCATATTTGACAAACaccagacacttttttttttttgttgttgttgttattgttgtcgtTGTCGTCGTCGTTGTTGTCGAGGCAGACTACAAGCTTGGGACTTGTCAAAAGACCCTCCTACACCTCCTCAAAGACTTGGGgtcttttctctttttccagcttcaaaaaaaaaaaaaacagatttcgtACACaaagatatatataaatatatagaaaactTAAGGAACTATTGTGATGGACAGAATGGAAGCCGCCGTCACAAGGACATGTTTTCTGAGATTAGGAATTGTTGTACTCCATCATGGTTTTTACCCATCATGAGAAAAATGTTTCAGTTTGATCACACGTGTACATTACGCTaattaacaaaaacaagcaaaagagGATTTTTCCagtccccacacacacacatacacacatatacacacacatatacatacatatacataataataatgtgcacAGAAAACAAGTGAGCATCTATTCCTACTATTCCAggttctttttgtattttattgcttccagcaaaatggaaaaaaaatgattgtatGAACTTGGTTGTATGATATGGTCACAGGTCCTTTCAAGAAATCAATTTAATGAAGATTCATTAATAAGGTGTATTTTAAGTAGCCTTTGAGTTTGTGTATATAAGCTGTATTCATTTCTTAAAAACTATGAAGAGTTTTAGGCTtcacgtgattttttttttttttttttttttaaagaataccttttatgtgttttgttcATGGGTTTGTGATTCAAGGAAATACATTTTGAGCACACTTTACTGAAGGAACTTCTTTCATGTTTGTGTCCTACTAATTATAGGGCAGACACACACATTAACCCCCACGTTACTGGCTGTCCAGCCCCCCccctttatgtgtgtgtgtgtgtgtgtgtgtgtgtgtgtgtgtgtgtgtgtgttcacgaCTACAGTAGCACTCCagattttatttgtgtttttatttttgggcCACGTAgcaaatgattttatttttttttttgtctccaaaCATGTGGACGCCACTTGTAGCTTTGCTGGGCTCAGGTTTGCagcataagaaagttgaaatgtgaAGAATGGTGTACTGTACACACTGtattaaaacacacataagtGATTGGGTCAGTAGTACATAAGAGTGGCAAGGACTGATTATGCACcccaaatgcccccccccccccccccccccaccaccaccttctCGAATGACTAACCCTGCACCCTGTGATCACTTTACGCCAAAACGCCTTCACTTCACATCAGACCATCATTACTGTACACACGCCAACGTCTCAGGAAGGAATCATTTTGTATACTTGGCCTGTCCATTTGTATGTTCTCGACTGCACTCCCGTCTtatctatcacacacacacacacacacacacacactgctacTGAGCCCCCGACATTTTCCTTCACGACCCCTGCCCTTACCCACCGTGCACAAGAACTGAAAGGCCCGGCCACAGCAGGATGTTGGACTTGCCCGAAAAGAGCGCACAACCCGTCTCTGCCCGTCTGTCTCTCCACAGCTCATCTGGATTGGACACACCCGTCAGTTTGACAAGTATGGAATATGTTGCAATTTTGTCAAGATTATCAAGGgactttgaggaaaaaaaaaaaaagaagaaagaaaacagaaaaaaaaatatctacaaaaaataaaaggaacatttaataataaactgATGTTTGTGTGTTCCTGTGTGTAATTCCACGACCATGTAGGAAGTAGAACAGCACTAAAAGTGATAAAAGTGAGATACAgtatattacttaaaaaaagcAAACTCATCTTCCAACCATTTCCATTAGTATTTAAATTGGCAATACTGTAATACTTTCTCATATGAGGTAtcctaattatttttaaatactgtattttttggcctgtgttttatatttttacaacaaatacacacatggcagtgctgttattaaaccccattAGTaggactgacttgaaatttctcacacatctcaatgtgtgttttatgtgtgcAGTGTGCAACTTTAGGCTGTTTTGCAGAATCATCATGAAATTTtctttaggggactgacaatGACAAGCACATGTACGGggtataaatgttgttaaaatataaaatataaatgtataaaaagtggCGGCCATTAAGCCAAACGCCTTTGCAGGGTTATGGGCAGAACGTAGCAACTAATTACCTATAAAAAATTGACCATTTGTCGAATTAttttatctgtattacatgtgaTGCTAGCATGTCTCTCAAAGCACACAAATGTTATTAAcaatcaaatggaaaaaaaatatataaactcaAAATGCCAAATGACTTTTCACCCtatttgttgacatttgtgCACAGATGTGCCGTAAATTGTATTGCATTGTTTATTTCTATGTACAAGTTATACGTACGATGATATCATAACAACAAATATTACACGTCTAAATTGCAATATGcccttttaaaaagaaaacaaatcttAC includes the following:
- the raraa gene encoding retinoic acid receptor alpha-A isoform X2, translating into MAGKGNPMPGPHLNGFPMPTYSYFFPHMLGSLSPPALTGLPLSGYSTPSPATIETQSTSSEEIVPSPPSPPPPPRVYKPCFVCQDKSSGYHYGVSACEGCKGFFRRSIQKNMVYTCHREKNCIINKVTRNRCQYCRLQKCLEVGMSKESVRNDRNKKKKDEKKQECTESYVLSPDTEQMIDRVRKAHQETFPSLCQLGKYTTNNSSERRVSLDVDLWDKFSELSTKCIIKTVEFAKQLPGFTTLTIADQITLLKAACLDILILRICTRYTPEQDTMTFSDGLTLNRTQMHNAGFGPLTDLVFAFANQLIPLEMDDAETGLLSAICLLCGDRQDLEEADKVDVLQEPLLEALKIYVRKRRPHKPHMFPKMLMKITDLRSISAKGAERVITLKMEIPGSMPPLIQEMLENSEGLESGASGGRPCGTPPGSCSPSLSPSSAQSSPATQSP
- the raraa gene encoding retinoic acid receptor alpha-A isoform X1 produces the protein MMYESVDVVGLNPSPNPFLMMDYYNQSRGCLLPEKGLVPGGPHPYGSSVRNQHWNGSNHSIETQSTSSEEIVPSPPSPPPPPRVYKPCFVCQDKSSGYHYGVSACEGCKGFFRRSIQKNMVYTCHREKNCIINKVTRNRCQYCRLQKCLEVGMSKESVRNDRNKKKKDEKKQECTESYVLSPDTEQMIDRVRKAHQETFPSLCQLGKYTTNNSSERRVSLDVDLWDKFSELSTKCIIKTVEFAKQLPGFTTLTIADQITLLKAACLDILILRICTRYTPEQDTMTFSDGLTLNRTQMHNAGFGPLTDLVFAFANQLIPLEMDDAETGLLSAICLLCGDRQDLEEADKVDVLQEPLLEALKIYVRKRRPHKPHMFPKMLMKITDLRSISAKGAERVITLKMEIPGSMPPLIQEMLENSEGLESGASGGRPCGTPPGSCSPSLSPSSAQSSPATQSP